The following coding sequences lie in one Haemorhous mexicanus isolate bHaeMex1 chromosome 10, bHaeMex1.pri, whole genome shotgun sequence genomic window:
- the TNFSF10 gene encoding tumor necrosis factor ligand superfamily member 10, producing MLPAGGSSPAQTCGAVLVAAVLLQSVCVAVTFLYFTSELRQLQDSYSRSGIACLTGEEIGNSIQNLELIESEDREADPCWQVKWHLGKLIKKMMSRSYEENISAINVERTLTLPHTEGQQPRGPTRRIAAHLTGSSRRSSLSPRINPVPRRGIGHKINSWESSRKGHSFLYNVELRNGELVIPQTGFYYIYSQIYFRFRENENEDSDLLGQIRNPKQLVQYVYKLTNYPEPILLMKSARTSCWSKKAEYGLYSIYQGGVFQLKREDRIFVSVSNSDIVDMDKEASFFGAFMIS from the exons ATGCTGCCGGCGGGCGGCTCCAGCCCCGCGCAGACCTGCGGGGCCGTGCTGGTGGCCGCCGTGCTCCTGCAGTCCGTGTGCGTGGCCGTCACCTTCCTGTACTTCACCAGCGAGCTCCGACAG ctccaggactCGTACTCCAGGAGCGGCATCGCTTGTCTCACCGGGGAGGAGATCGGGAATTCCATCCAAAACCTGGAGCTCATCGAGAGTGAAGACAGAGAAGCTGATCCCTGCTGGCAAGTAAAGTGGCACCTGGGAAAGTTAATTAAAAAG ATGATGTCAAGAAGCTACGAGGAAAACATATCTGCAATCAACG ttGAGAGGACTCTGACACTGCCACACACGGAGGGGCAGCAGCCGCGCGGTCCCACCCGCAGGATCGCGGCGCACCTGacgggcagcagcaggaggagctccctgtccccacgCA taaATCCCGTGCCCAGAAGAGGAATTGGACACAAAATAAACAGCTGGGAATCATCAAGAAAAGGCCACTCCTTCCTTTACAACGTGGAGCTGAGAAATGGCGAGTTAGTGATACCCCAGACAGGCTTTTACTACATCTACTCACAAATTTACTTTCGCTTCCGTGAAAACGAGAACGAGGACTCAGACTTGTTGGGACAAATCAGAAACCCCAAACAGCTTGTCCAGTATGTTTACAAACTGACTAATTACCCTGAGCCCATTTTGCTCATGAAGAGTGCAAGGACAAGCTGCTGGTCTAAAAAGGCAGAATATGGACTTTATTCCATCTATCAAGGTGGTGTGTTTCAGCTGAAGAGAGAGGACAGGATTTTTGTCTCTGTCAGCAACAGTGACATAGTTGACATGGACAAAGAAGCAAGTTTTTTTGGAGCCTTTATGATCAGTTAG